The Ptychodera flava strain L36383 chromosome 3, AS_Pfla_20210202, whole genome shotgun sequence region ACTGGCATTCAAcagaagtgattaaaatcatgagaAGCAAAATTTAGATGACTCTTAGTCCAAATATAAGATTGTTATCGCCAAAGGAAATTgatttgttatatagtatttacaaatgaaatgcaaaaatttAACACAGTTTGATATTCGTTTGAAATATTGATAATGTGAgaaaaaaagaagccaggaaataaagcaatttgcatatatttgcataaattttctcttcttttgtaAGCAACTTTCCCTGCTTATAATGCTAAACAGTAAACCCTACCAATGTTTCAATCTTTAGTGAAGAAACCACCACAAATTGAATGgatttttttgcagaaaaagTAATATTTGGCAAAAAGCGCTGTAGTTTGCAATGTTAAGCTACCCATATCTAGCACCTCCCACTATGCTCagctggggggaggggggggggtgaggAGTAGGGGAACAAAAGAATGCATTACCAGGatacaaattatgaaaatattgagaatATTTTCCCTATAACGTGATGGAAACCCCGTACAGGCATGCCGCATGCCAGTGAAATTTTTACAGTAAATCACCTCAAGCTGAAAGTTTTAGAAAGGTGTTAAAGATACACCATTAAACTGGTGTAGTGttgttgaaaaattgtaacaattacacatgtattagccaggaaattgttttgttttcacccTGTGAAAGattatgtattacaatatgtgAGGCAAAAAAATATCTTCTAATGTGACACTTGCCTACCCATTTTAAATTCACGCCCACTAAAGttaaattttattacttttCGACAATTTTGCTTTTGCCCATTCCAGTTTCTCAGTGCACTCAAACACactgacctaccctatttcttGGAAGTTtgtcacaggaaatgagcatttttatTCCGGCCTAATCATGTAGCCAGAGATCATATAAAACCTTATCAGCAAGGAAACAAGAGTCATAAAtgtttataaatatataatattatgtttaTATCATATTTGGAGGACAACAGCAAAGTGGCTTTTTAGTGTGACTCATCAATAAATATAGCCATTATGCGAATGTTGTCTTTTGCTTTGCAAAATCTTGGTGTGAATCTCGGTCGATATCTTGAATTGGATACGTACCATTATCAATGATTGAAAATACTTGACTTGCAATTAGCATGGCTCCCAGGGCAGTCTGATATCCATGAGTTAGTCACTATCTATGTCCTGAGGCATAGTTTATGTTCCACTTCTGCTTACTATTTTAAAGTTTGTGTCGTTACagcgaaagaaaaaaaaagggaaaaatcgTGGCAGGTCATCCAGTGTTGTTTCTCCAAGTTTTATGAAATGCTGTTCTTCTCAAAACCTGATGCTCGGATAATTCCAatgttttcaaacatttcttgaaaatgGATTTTGCTATCTTTCCTTCTTTTAATTTACAGATCTTGCATTTACTGtttctgtttttagctcacatttggtataccaatgtgaggttataaGCTGAATCAAtcatttgttatatttttaaccCCATTACGCCAGCACTGGCAGCAGAGTTCTCAACAAGGGAATTTTAAGGGATGGGCGGAGCAGTCTATTCATGTTAATGTCTGTGCAAAATAATACACTTTaagaacaatagaatttgcaaattatgcatttttAGTTTTCCGAGCTCTGGAGAACACGGTCCTGACTTTCAGGCAACTTAGCAGAATTACCCTGATACTACTTGTCCAAGGCCTGAAAGTAATAACTATCAGTGACCACCGTCTCTGTGGATTTTATTTACgatgtgaaataaattattaaaattagtATCATTTATTATTCTTAGTTTGCGCATTGCCCAGAAGACGGGCTAACATACGAATACTTCcttatcaatttttatgcaagGACTAACAGTTAGTATAGTCATTGTGGGGTAGACCACTTGCGGCAAGGGAAACTTGGATATTAGTTTAGTCTCTTAAAAGTTAAAATCAGTATATCTGTATCTCTTCTAAAGGAAAAAACAAGCAGCTTGCGCTTCTGCTTTTCTTAAAAAAATTACtcgtttaaccctttgagcaccaaagtcaattattatcacctttataaaatatactccagtcaatttttttcagatttttgtcaaaattttgataacaaactgtagccaatgaaatgtgacgtccatttggtccaaaattattgaaaaattacggaaaaattcataaaaattggtaaaaatgttgctctaaaattttgttgggaacaattacagcactcaaagggataAACACATGCAAATACAGGGCGTTTTGGTAAATGTGATCATTTTTGTCTGTATGCACCTTTTTTGCTGCAAACTGAGACATACCCTTTTCATAGTGTGATGGCCCAGTGTCTCTGAAAGAGGTTTTAGTAAAGCTGAACTCTGAAGATCTTTACAGAAATAAATCCTTGCAGACAGGGTGACCCTGGTATGCTGACAAAAAGTCATATTGGTGGGTTAGATCAACACAGGTATGGATTGACCGCAGTGACTCAAAGTGTCTGAAAGATCTTAGCAGGTGTTGATAAGTACGGGTCAGTTTAATCTTGGAGCAAGCCCCCCCATTTGTACTTCAGTGAATATGGTTTTAGTCTAGCACCATTGTCCAGCCTCAGAAATGTAAAGGTTGGAACAGACAGGCATAAGACATCAGTAATTGCATGCCGGAAATTCAAGTTTTCACAATGGCACATTTTTGGCATGTCAAGCTTTATTGTGTCCCCTTTTGTCATTTACAATCCCACATCACACAAAACGTTTTTGGAATGTGTTGTTTTATTAATGTATTGCCACTGGCAGTGCTGAATTTGCTTCAATTAATTTCAAGTATTCTCATTACTGCTGAAATTCACATGAATGAATaacctgtatatttattgttagtgatgtgcaaattttgtttacagtttacATTTCTTAATTCCTGTGTTTCCTCATTTTTGCGCATTCTCTTTTTGCCAGATTTGCATTTTGTAAGGACAAAGCtgataaaatttcatttcttttcttcAGGACTTAAAAAAATGGCATTCTTTCACGACAGTAGCAGTGTTGCATCGTCAGATGAACTTCTCCAGTGTCCTGGATgcaaagaaaattttgaaaatttgaaagtgctTCCGTGCTCTCATCCCTTCTGCTACGATTGTATGCTCCACGTTGCTGTTTCTCTTGCGGGCCGACTCAAATGCCTGACATGTGAGAGTGTCCATCGTCTGCCAATGGGAGGAGTGCCGGCCATCCCGGACATGCGACCCTGGCTCGGGAGGGCCAGGTCACGCGAAAGCTATGCGTCGGATGACAGCGTCTTCTTTGGGTCGAGCTTCAGAAGTCGGTCGCGGCCATTGCAGCAGATTGGATATAAGGGAAACAAGTACAGTCCGCAGCCAAAAAGCGACGATCACGCCATGGAGGACAGCTATAGGGAAACGCTGCGCAGCAAAACAGAGAGAATTTACGGTAGTCAGAGCCCAAGGAGGTTATCAAATTCACAGCATCGGGGCGGGTCTGCTTCCAGCCCTGTGAACAATGAAATGTGTCCGATGCACCAAGGGATGGTCTTGAAATATTTGTGTCATACCTGCAAAGTGGCGCTGTGCGACAAGTGTCAATACACATACCACAAAAACGAACCACACGAACTCTTCAGCCTCTTCGAAGAACCCAACAACAATGCAATCATGAGAAAGACAATCGAAGAAACTTACACGTCACCGGCGGACGCCAGTGACCTTGAAGATATCCAGAAATGGGAGAGGGAATTGGAATGGCGGACCAAGGTCACAGTCAGCGATATAAAAAGTTGGGCGGATGAATTACGAGAGGAAGTGAATCGACAAGAGGAGGAACTCACCAACGAAGTTCTGGACAGCTACTCCCTCGTGAAGAGACAGCTGCACGAAAGAATGCAATATAAGCCCTCCCTCCTGAACCACAACGGTATTCTCAGGCACAGGATCATGAATAGTGAAAGCGGCACCAGCAATGGTCACCCGCATCATTTCGCGTCGCGAGACAGAAACAACTTCTACGATGGGGAAG contains the following coding sequences:
- the LOC139129653 gene encoding tripartite motif-containing protein 2-like, translated to MAFFHDSSSVASSDELLQCPGCKENFENLKVLPCSHPFCYDCMLHVAVSLAGRLKCLTCESVHRLPMGGVPAIPDMRPWLGRARSRESYASDDSVFFGSSFRSRSRPLQQIGYKGNKYSPQPKSDDHAMEDSYRETLRSKTERIYGSQSPRRLSNSQHRGGSASSPVNNEMCPMHQGMVLKYLCHTCKVALCDKCQYTYHKNEPHELFSLFEEPNNNAIMRKTIEETYTSPADASDLEDIQKWERELEWRTKVTVSDIKSWADELREEVNRQEEELTNEVLDSYSLVKRQLHERMQYKPSLLNHNGILRHRIMNSESGTSNGHPHHFASRDRNNFYDGEVLIFSANRSIMEDVKRKGVGHLEKGSIFEAVDELNVNSNMGLIDESLSVTKRLHFERKFSVGGVDDPAAKLILPLGVAITTQGEVIAGDTLRGIVVLNRDCKYLRHFSSTDDDEEFEPREIHAIDSDHVAITDIEKCRIIVCDVQGKKKFEFGNNAMKSPISVASSRSGRLFVSDIQLHCVFIYDRNGRYLKKFGRFGGGDGHFKYPWSVVVTSTDDVMVSDYYNHRIQVFDLDGRFKFCFGGLGSGMGELEYPRGMALDHHDNVYVCSNHKVQIFTSDGLFIGLLGDGTEALWYVTGIAVSPRKPYDVVVTHHSQHSLMSSTVVTVFDTHDLD